The proteins below come from a single Afipia felis ATCC 53690 genomic window:
- a CDS encoding GNAT family acetyltransferase: protein MSLKIRNARPEDETAVIALWQSCGLVASYNDPAADFRFALAGACSDVLVGEDESGQITDSVMIGHDGHRGWLYYVASDPGSRGSGIGKQMVQAAEDWLRARGIVKAQLLVRETNTQVVSFYERLGFETAPRVVMSKWLKE from the coding sequence GTGTCGTTGAAGATCAGAAATGCTCGTCCTGAAGATGAAACAGCTGTCATCGCGCTGTGGCAGTCCTGCGGACTGGTTGCGAGCTATAACGACCCGGCAGCCGATTTCCGATTTGCTTTGGCTGGTGCGTGCTCGGACGTTTTGGTCGGCGAGGATGAATCCGGCCAGATCACGGACAGCGTCATGATCGGGCACGACGGCCATCGCGGTTGGCTCTATTATGTTGCATCCGATCCCGGCTCACGCGGCAGCGGTATTGGCAAGCAGATGGTGCAGGCGGCGGAGGACTGGCTGCGCGCACGAGGCATCGTCAAAGCGCAGTTGCTGGTGCGGGAGACGAACACGCAGGTGGTGTCGTTCTATGAACGTCTTGGATTCGAAACCGCGCCGCGTGTGGTAATGAGCAAGTGGCTGAAGGAATAG
- a CDS encoding DMT family transporter: MHKGAPTHQVRLGGLLFLASTAIGWGLNWPAMKILLRDWPPLFARGVSGVVATLILFAIAAASRERLGVPRKAWGPLLLASFTNVFAWMGFTTISMTTLSISEAALLVYTMPIWATILAWPVLGSRPKPRDVTGLILGFAGLFVLFSGHPLGLASDKTVSIALALGAAILFALGSLLNARSAPAAPISFVAWQIGLGCLPMVVLGLAFEHPDIGALKIDSGLMLVYMTLVPMGTCYLTWFAAIRRLSATTAAVGMLSVPVIGILAGALFLGDSVGWREICAIVLTLAGVTMALSKPKPVIEQGV; encoded by the coding sequence ATGCACAAAGGGGCACCCACCCATCAGGTCCGATTGGGCGGACTTCTTTTTCTCGCATCCACGGCGATCGGCTGGGGTCTGAATTGGCCAGCCATGAAGATTCTCCTGCGCGACTGGCCGCCTTTGTTCGCGCGCGGCGTTTCCGGTGTTGTCGCGACACTCATCCTGTTCGCGATTGCAGCGGCGAGCCGCGAACGTTTGGGCGTGCCGCGAAAGGCGTGGGGGCCGCTGCTCCTTGCTTCATTCACCAATGTCTTTGCCTGGATGGGTTTTACCACCATCTCGATGACGACACTGTCGATCAGTGAGGCTGCACTTCTCGTTTATACAATGCCGATTTGGGCGACGATTCTTGCGTGGCCCGTTCTTGGCTCGCGGCCGAAACCGCGCGACGTGACCGGACTCATTTTGGGATTCGCGGGACTCTTCGTTCTCTTTTCAGGCCACCCCCTTGGACTTGCATCTGACAAAACTGTCAGCATCGCTCTGGCGCTCGGCGCTGCCATTCTCTTTGCGCTCGGCAGCCTTTTGAATGCCCGGTCCGCGCCGGCTGCGCCGATTTCTTTTGTGGCTTGGCAGATCGGATTGGGATGCCTTCCGATGGTCGTGCTGGGCCTCGCATTCGAACATCCGGATATAGGAGCTCTCAAGATCGATAGTGGCCTCATGCTGGTCTACATGACCCTTGTGCCGATGGGGACTTGTTATCTGACATGGTTCGCGGCCATTCGTCGTCTTTCTGCCACGACAGCAGCGGTGGGTATGCTGTCCGTACCCGTGATCGGTATTCTCGCTGGGGCACTCTTTCTGGGTGATAGCGTCGGCTGGCGCGAAATATGTGCAATTGTACTTACGCTGGCTGGAGTCACGATGGCGCTTTCAAAGCCGAAGCCTGTGATTGAGCAGGGCGTCTAA
- the crcB gene encoding fluoride efflux transporter CrcB, with the protein MNLIFIMAVAVGGAIGSVMRYLVGIGAGRLFGTDFPWGTLIINITGSFVMGLFAGLFATRWNLPQATRIFLTVGICGGYTTFSTFSLDSFYLIERGELAATAVYMIGSAVLSVGALIGAMHLVRTMA; encoded by the coding sequence GTGAACTTGATTTTTATTATGGCGGTGGCCGTGGGCGGCGCGATCGGCTCGGTGATGCGGTATCTGGTCGGCATTGGCGCAGGCAGGCTGTTCGGCACGGATTTCCCGTGGGGAACGCTCATCATCAACATCACTGGCTCGTTCGTGATGGGCCTTTTTGCGGGCCTGTTCGCGACGCGATGGAATTTGCCGCAGGCCACGCGGATATTCCTCACCGTCGGCATCTGCGGCGGCTACACCACATTCTCGACCTTCTCGCTGGATTCGTTCTATCTGATCGAGCGTGGCGAACTCGCCGCGACCGCCGTCTACATGATCGGCTCGGCCGTACTGTCGGTCGGCGCACTGATCGGTGCGATGCATCTGGTGCGGACGATGGCGTGA
- the gcvP gene encoding aminomethyl-transferring glycine dehydrogenase, with protein MTMHRPANEPATTFGRRHIGPSPRDIEAMLETAGASSLDALISETLPADIRLNRLLDLPPALSEADALAHMRELAAQNRIFTSLIGQGYSGTQLPTVILRNILENPAWYTAYTPYQPEISQGRLEALFNFQTMICDLTGLDVANASLLDEATAAAEAMALAERSSSVKAKAFFVDRNVHPQTLAVLRTRAEPLGWTLIVGDPLRDLDSADLFGALFQYPGTDGAIRDFRPAIAALHAKGGVAVVAADILALTLLAAPGELGADIAIGSTQRFGVPMGYGGPHAAYMAVKDALKRSLPGRLVGLSVDSRGQPAYRLALQTREQHIRREKATSNICTAQVLLAIISSMYAVYHGPEGLVHIARTVHRRAATLASGLRQLGFAPLSESFFDTVTVKAEGAQRADILSRAQTERLNFRVAKNEIGLALDETTTPATIEAIWRAFGGALDYAEVERETTDTLPSALLRNDTFLTHPVFHAYRSETELLRYMRKLSDRDLALDRAMIPLGSCTMKLNATTEMIPLTWPEFGNIHPFAPTEQAAGYHALFARLEQWLEEITGYDAVSLQPNSGAQGEYAGLLAIRAYYAARDEAQRDVCLIPASAHGTNPASASMAGMKVVVVACDTHGNVDVADLRKKAEAHADTLAAIMITYPSTHGVFEEAIREICDIVHAHGGQVYLDGANLNAQVGLARPGDYGADVSHLNLHKTFCIPHGGGGPGMGPIGVKKHLAPFLPPLNGEDIGAVSAAPYGSASILTISYLYILMMGADGLHRATEVAILNANYIAKRLDAHFPVLYRNHNGRVAHECIIDPRPLKTACGATVDDIAKRLIDYGFHAPTMSFPVPGTLMIEPTESESKAELDRFCEAMIAIRQEIAEVEDGKFPIDASPLRYAPHTVHDIADDNWQRPYSRAEGCFPDGSPRQDKYWSPVGRVDNVYGDRNLVCSCPPVSDYAQAAE; from the coding sequence ATGACGATGCATCGCCCAGCGAACGAACCCGCCACCACCTTCGGCCGCCGCCATATCGGTCCCTCGCCGCGCGATATCGAGGCTATGCTGGAGACCGCCGGCGCATCGAGCCTTGATGCGCTGATCAGCGAAACGCTGCCCGCCGACATTCGCCTCAATCGTTTGCTCGATCTTCCACCCGCATTGAGCGAAGCCGATGCTCTCGCCCATATGCGCGAACTCGCCGCACAAAACCGGATATTCACCTCACTGATCGGACAAGGCTATTCCGGGACGCAACTGCCCACGGTGATCCTGCGCAACATTCTCGAGAACCCGGCCTGGTACACGGCCTACACGCCATACCAGCCGGAAATCAGCCAGGGACGGCTGGAAGCGCTGTTCAATTTCCAGACCATGATCTGCGATCTGACCGGGCTCGATGTCGCCAACGCATCGCTGCTCGATGAAGCAACCGCCGCGGCCGAAGCGATGGCGCTGGCCGAACGCTCATCGTCTGTGAAAGCCAAGGCATTTTTCGTCGACCGCAATGTGCACCCACAGACGCTCGCGGTGCTGCGGACCCGCGCCGAGCCGCTCGGCTGGACGCTCATCGTCGGCGACCCGCTGCGGGATCTCGACAGCGCGGACCTGTTCGGTGCGCTGTTCCAGTATCCCGGCACGGACGGCGCAATACGAGATTTTCGCCCGGCCATCGCAGCTCTGCACGCTAAGGGCGGCGTCGCCGTCGTCGCTGCCGACATTCTGGCGCTGACGCTGCTCGCCGCGCCAGGCGAACTCGGCGCCGACATCGCGATCGGCTCCACACAGCGATTCGGCGTGCCAATGGGCTATGGCGGACCGCATGCCGCCTATATGGCGGTGAAGGATGCGCTCAAGCGATCGCTGCCCGGTCGCCTCGTCGGATTGTCGGTGGACTCGCGCGGGCAACCCGCCTATCGCCTCGCGTTGCAGACCCGTGAACAGCACATCCGCCGCGAGAAGGCGACGTCGAACATCTGCACCGCACAAGTGTTGCTTGCGATCATCTCGTCGATGTATGCGGTCTATCATGGCCCCGAGGGCCTCGTTCATATCGCGCGCACCGTGCACCGCCGTGCGGCGACGCTCGCGAGCGGACTGCGGCAGCTTGGCTTTGCGCCCCTCAGCGAGAGCTTCTTCGACACCGTGACGGTGAAAGCCGAAGGCGCACAGCGCGCCGACATTCTTTCCCGCGCGCAGACCGAGCGCCTCAATTTTCGGGTTGCAAAGAACGAGATCGGCCTCGCGCTGGATGAAACCACCACGCCTGCAACCATTGAAGCAATATGGCGCGCGTTCGGCGGCGCGCTCGATTACGCCGAGGTGGAGCGTGAGACAACAGACACCCTGCCCTCCGCGCTCCTGCGCAACGACACATTCCTGACCCATCCGGTGTTTCACGCCTATCGCTCCGAGACGGAATTGCTGCGCTACATGCGCAAGCTCTCCGACCGTGACCTCGCGCTCGACCGCGCGATGATCCCGCTCGGCTCCTGCACCATGAAGCTGAACGCCACCACCGAAATGATCCCGCTGACATGGCCGGAGTTCGGCAACATCCACCCCTTCGCACCGACTGAACAGGCCGCGGGCTATCACGCGCTGTTTGCACGGCTGGAGCAATGGCTCGAGGAAATCACCGGCTATGACGCGGTGTCGCTGCAGCCGAACTCTGGCGCGCAGGGCGAATATGCGGGGCTGCTTGCGATCCGCGCCTATTATGCTGCGCGCGACGAAGCGCAGCGCGACGTCTGCCTGATTCCTGCTTCCGCGCACGGCACTAACCCGGCGTCCGCCAGCATGGCTGGCATGAAGGTGGTGGTCGTCGCCTGCGACACGCATGGCAATGTCGATGTCGCCGATCTGCGCAAGAAAGCCGAGGCGCATGCCGATACGCTGGCGGCAATCATGATCACCTACCCTTCGACGCATGGCGTGTTCGAGGAAGCGATCCGCGAGATCTGCGACATTGTCCATGCCCATGGCGGGCAGGTCTATCTCGACGGCGCCAACCTCAACGCGCAGGTCGGCCTCGCCCGCCCCGGCGATTACGGTGCCGATGTGAGCCACCTCAATCTGCACAAGACCTTCTGCATTCCGCATGGTGGCGGTGGCCCCGGCATGGGGCCGATCGGTGTGAAGAAGCATCTCGCGCCGTTCCTGCCGCCGCTGAATGGCGAAGACATCGGCGCGGTGAGCGCCGCGCCCTACGGCTCGGCATCGATCCTCACCATCTCCTATCTCTACATCCTGATGATGGGAGCCGACGGCCTGCACCGCGCCACGGAAGTCGCAATCCTCAACGCCAACTACATCGCAAAGCGGCTTGATGCGCATTTCCCCGTGCTCTATCGCAACCACAACGGCCGCGTCGCACATGAGTGCATCATCGATCCGCGCCCGCTGAAGACGGCCTGCGGTGCCACCGTGGACGACATCGCCAAGCGGCTGATCGATTACGGCTTCCACGCGCCGACCATGAGTTTCCCAGTGCCGGGCACGCTGATGATCGAGCCAACCGAATCCGAATCGAAGGCAGAGCTGGATCGTTTCTGCGAGGCGATGATCGCGATCCGTCAGGAAATCGCCGAAGTGGAGGATGGCAAGTTCCCCATCGACGCCTCGCCCCTGCGCTACGCGCCACACACCGTGCACGACATCGCCGACGATAACTGGCAGAGACCCTATTCACGCGCGGAAGGCTGCTTCCCGGATGGCAGCCCGCGGCAGGACAAATACTGGTCGCCGGTCGGCCGCGTTGATAACGTCTATGGCGATCGCAATCTCGTCTGCTCCTGCCCGCCGGTCAGCGATTACGCCCAGGCGGCGGAGTAA
- the alaS gene encoding alanine--tRNA ligase, with the protein MSGVNEIRSGFLNFFAKNGHEIVPSSPLVPRNDPTLMFTNAGMVQFKNVFTGLEKRPYQRATTSQKCVRAGGKHNDLDNVGYTARHHTFFEMLGNFSFGNYFKDRAIELAWTLITKDFALPKDRLLVTVYAEDDEAFDLWKKIAGLPESKIIRIGTSDNFWQMGDTGPCGPCSEIFFDHGDKVPGGPPGSPDEDGDRFIEIWNLVFMQFDQIAPGNRNPLPHPSIDTGMGLERVAAVLQGKHDNYEIDLFVALIRAISELTGADPHGPMAPSLRVIADHLRASSFLIADGVLPSNEGRGYVLRRIMRRAMRHAQLLGAKDPLMHRLVWALVREMGQAYPELVRAEALIEETLKLEETRFRKTLDRGLAILDEKSASLHKGDMFDGETAFTLYDTYGFPLDLTQDALRNRGIGVDLASFTDAMERQKAKARASWAGSGDTAAEKIWFPLREELGATEFLGYDTEIAEGVVTALVKDGASVDSLKAGDSASVVLNQTPFYGESGGQVGDIGLLTGDGGVRFRVTDTQKKAGDLFVHVGQLEQGTLKKGAALQLEVDHARRGAIRANHSATHLLHEALRQVLGDHIAQRGSLVSPERLRFDFAHTKPITADELRRIEDIANDIVLENGEVATRLMGIEDARSSGARALFGEKYGDEVRVVSMGHGSGNTLGWSVELCGGTHVKRTGDIGLVSITGESAVASGVRRIEALTGRAARNAANHSIQTAKLAAAELKTTLEDMPARVAALIEERKKLERDLSDARKKLAMGGGAAGGASGGDIRTVAGVKFLGRAVHGIEMKDLKSLADSGKKQVGEGVVAIVGVTEDGKAGVVVGVTPDLTSRFSAVDLVRVASEALGGKGGGGRPDMAQAGGPDGSKADEAIAAIEKAMGA; encoded by the coding sequence ATGAGCGGCGTTAACGAGATCAGGTCTGGGTTTCTCAATTTTTTCGCGAAAAACGGGCACGAGATCGTCCCGTCCTCGCCACTGGTTCCCCGCAACGACCCGACATTGATGTTCACCAATGCGGGCATGGTGCAGTTCAAGAACGTGTTTACGGGTCTTGAGAAGCGCCCCTACCAGCGCGCCACCACCTCGCAGAAATGCGTCCGTGCCGGCGGCAAGCACAACGACCTCGACAATGTCGGCTACACCGCTCGCCACCACACCTTCTTCGAGATGCTGGGCAACTTCTCGTTCGGCAACTACTTCAAGGACCGTGCGATCGAACTGGCGTGGACGCTGATCACCAAGGATTTCGCGCTTCCCAAGGATCGTCTCCTGGTGACGGTTTACGCCGAGGACGACGAGGCGTTCGATCTCTGGAAGAAGATCGCGGGCCTGCCGGAATCGAAGATTATCCGCATCGGGACTTCCGATAACTTCTGGCAGATGGGCGACACTGGCCCGTGCGGTCCGTGCTCGGAAATCTTCTTCGACCATGGCGACAAGGTGCCGGGCGGCCCTCCGGGATCGCCGGATGAAGACGGCGACCGCTTCATCGAGATCTGGAATCTCGTCTTCATGCAGTTCGATCAGATCGCGCCGGGCAATCGCAACCCGCTGCCGCATCCGTCGATCGACACGGGCATGGGACTCGAGCGTGTGGCCGCTGTGCTGCAGGGCAAGCACGACAATTACGAGATTGACCTGTTCGTAGCACTGATCCGTGCCATCTCCGAATTGACGGGCGCCGATCCGCATGGACCGATGGCGCCTTCGTTGCGCGTGATCGCGGATCACCTGCGTGCGTCATCGTTCTTGATCGCCGACGGCGTGCTGCCGTCGAACGAGGGGCGCGGCTACGTGCTGCGCCGGATCATGCGCCGCGCGATGCGCCATGCGCAGTTGCTGGGCGCGAAAGACCCGCTGATGCATCGCCTCGTCTGGGCACTGGTGCGTGAGATGGGGCAGGCCTACCCCGAACTCGTGCGCGCCGAGGCGCTGATCGAGGAAACGCTGAAGCTCGAAGAGACCCGCTTCCGCAAGACGCTGGATCGCGGCCTTGCCATCCTCGATGAAAAGAGCGCGTCGCTGCACAAGGGCGACATGTTCGACGGCGAGACGGCGTTCACGCTGTACGATACTTATGGCTTCCCGCTCGATCTCACGCAGGACGCGCTGCGCAACCGCGGCATCGGTGTCGACCTTGCGTCTTTCACCGACGCGATGGAGCGTCAGAAGGCAAAGGCGCGCGCATCCTGGGCGGGCTCGGGTGATACGGCCGCCGAGAAGATCTGGTTTCCGCTGCGCGAGGAACTCGGCGCGACGGAATTCCTTGGCTACGACACCGAGATCGCCGAGGGTGTGGTGACGGCGCTCGTCAAGGATGGCGCGAGCGTTGACAGCCTGAAGGCAGGGGATAGCGCTTCCGTGGTGCTGAACCAGACGCCGTTCTACGGCGAATCTGGCGGTCAGGTCGGCGACATCGGCCTCCTGACCGGCGACGGCGGCGTGCGCTTCCGCGTCACCGACACGCAGAAGAAGGCGGGCGATCTGTTTGTCCATGTCGGCCAGCTCGAGCAAGGCACCTTGAAGAAGGGCGCCGCGCTGCAGCTCGAAGTCGATCACGCGCGTCGTGGTGCGATCCGCGCCAACCATTCCGCGACGCATCTTTTGCATGAGGCGTTGCGTCAGGTGCTCGGCGATCACATCGCCCAACGCGGTTCGCTGGTATCGCCGGAGCGGCTGCGTTTCGACTTCGCGCATACCAAGCCGATCACGGCGGATGAATTGCGTCGCATCGAGGATATCGCCAACGACATCGTGCTGGAGAACGGCGAGGTTGCGACGCGGCTGATGGGCATCGAGGATGCCCGCAGTTCGGGCGCGCGTGCGCTGTTCGGCGAGAAATACGGTGACGAAGTACGCGTCGTCTCGATGGGGCACGGCAGCGGCAACACGCTCGGCTGGTCGGTCGAGCTGTGCGGCGGCACGCATGTGAAGCGCACCGGCGATATCGGTCTCGTCTCGATCACCGGTGAGAGCGCGGTTGCCTCCGGCGTGCGCCGTATCGAGGCGTTGACTGGGCGTGCCGCGCGCAATGCAGCCAATCACAGCATCCAGACCGCGAAGTTGGCGGCAGCTGAATTGAAGACAACGCTTGAAGACATGCCCGCGCGGGTCGCCGCTCTGATAGAGGAGCGAAAGAAGCTCGAACGCGATCTATCAGACGCGCGCAAGAAGCTCGCGATGGGCGGTGGCGCTGCGGGCGGTGCATCGGGCGGCGACATCCGCACCGTGGCGGGTGTGAAGTTCCTCGGCCGCGCTGTGCATGGCATCGAGATGAAGGATCTCAAGAGCCTCGCGGACAGTGGTAAGAAACAGGTTGGCGAGGGCGTTGTCGCTATCGTCGGTGTGACCGAGGATGGCAAGGCGGGCGTCGTGGTCGGCGTGACACCTGATCTCACCTCGCGTTTTTCCGCCGTCGATTTGGTGCGTGTGGCCTCCGAAGCGCTTGGTGGTAAAGGCGGCGGCGGGCGTCCGGACATGGCGCAGGCGGGCGGCCCGGACGGCTCGAAGGCCGATGAGGCGATCGCTGCGATAGAGAAGGCGATGGGCGCCTGA
- the gcvT gene encoding glycine cleavage system aminomethyltransferase GcvT: MSEPATFSSLKRVPLHALHLSCGGKVVPFAGYEMPVQYAAGVLKEHLHTRTSAGLFDVSHMGQIRLRPKSGRVEDAAAALERLVPQDILGIAPGRQRYALFTNNEGGILDDLMVANFGDELFLVVNAACKADDEAHLRAHLARDCEIIPLPDRALIALQGPKAVDVLTKFDTGIATMRFMDSGPRTLLDIPCFVSRSGYTGEDGFEISVPASDAERLVTTLLADAAVLPIGLGARDSLRLEAGLCLYGHDIDTTTTPVEAALEWSIQKARRKGGAREGGFPGANTILRQLEEGAPSRRVGLKAEGRAPVREGAPLFADASSTNKIGRVTSGGFGPSVNGPVAMGYVPTPLATPGTGLFTDLRGQRLPMHVAKLPFVAPTYQR; encoded by the coding sequence ATGTCCGAGCCAGCCACCTTTTCCTCTCTGAAACGCGTCCCTCTTCATGCCCTGCATCTAAGCTGTGGCGGCAAGGTGGTGCCGTTCGCGGGCTATGAGATGCCGGTGCAGTACGCCGCCGGCGTGCTCAAGGAGCATCTCCACACTCGTACCTCCGCCGGCTTGTTCGATGTCTCGCATATGGGCCAGATCAGGCTCCGGCCGAAATCAGGCCGGGTCGAGGACGCAGCAGCAGCGCTGGAGCGTCTCGTTCCGCAGGACATCCTCGGCATCGCACCGGGTCGTCAGCGCTACGCGTTGTTCACCAATAACGAAGGCGGCATCCTCGACGACCTGATGGTCGCGAATTTCGGCGACGAGCTTTTTCTGGTCGTCAACGCCGCGTGCAAGGCCGACGACGAGGCGCATTTGCGCGCCCACCTCGCCCGTGATTGCGAGATCATCCCCCTGCCCGACCGCGCGCTGATTGCCCTGCAGGGCCCGAAGGCGGTGGATGTGCTGACCAAATTCGATACCGGCATCGCCACGATGCGGTTCATGGACAGCGGACCGCGTACGCTGCTCGACATCCCATGCTTCGTCTCGCGCTCCGGTTATACCGGCGAGGACGGTTTCGAGATCTCGGTCCCGGCGTCCGACGCCGAACGTCTGGTAACGACGCTGCTCGCTGACGCCGCAGTACTTCCCATTGGTCTCGGTGCGCGCGACAGCCTGCGGCTGGAAGCCGGGCTTTGCCTCTACGGGCATGACATCGACACCACCACAACGCCGGTCGAGGCTGCGCTCGAATGGTCGATCCAGAAAGCCCGTCGCAAGGGCGGCGCGCGCGAGGGCGGATTTCCCGGTGCGAACACCATCCTGCGCCAGCTTGAAGAAGGCGCGCCCAGCCGCCGCGTCGGCCTGAAGGCGGAAGGCCGTGCCCCGGTGCGCGAGGGTGCGCCGCTATTCGCCGATGCATCCTCCACCAACAAGATCGGCCGAGTGACCTCCGGCGGCTTCGGCCCGAGCGTCAACGGCCCCGTAGCGATGGGCTATGTGCCCACGCCGCTCGCCACACCCGGCACCGGACTGTTCACCGACCTGCGCGGCCAGCGCTTGCCGATGCATGTCGCAAAACTGCCTTTCGTCGCTCCCACCTATCAACGCTGA
- the recA gene encoding recombinase RecA, whose translation MAPAALRIVEGSSMDKTKALTAALSQIERQFGKGSVMRLGKADRSMDIEVISSGSLGLDIALGVGGLPKGRVVEIYGPESSGKTTLALHTVAEAQKKGGTCAFIDAEHALDPVYARKLGVNVDELLISQPDHGEQALEIADTLVRSGAVDVLIVDSVAALVPRAELEGEMGDALPGLQARLMSQALRKLTASINKSHTMVIFINQIRMKIGVMYGSPETTTGGNALKFYASVRLDIRRTGAIKERDEVIGNSTRVKVVKNKLAPPFKQVEFDIMYGEGISKMGEILDLGVKAGIVEKSGAWFSYDSQRLGQGRENSKAFLRDNPDMTAKIEAAIRQNSGLIAEQILAGTPESDAEGDAED comes from the coding sequence ATGGCCCCAGCCGCCCTGCGTATCGTTGAAGGATCGTCGATGGACAAGACCAAGGCTCTGACGGCCGCGCTGTCGCAAATCGAGCGCCAGTTCGGCAAAGGCTCGGTGATGCGGCTCGGCAAGGCTGACCGCTCCATGGATATCGAAGTGATTTCGTCGGGCTCCCTCGGGCTCGATATCGCGCTCGGCGTCGGCGGTCTGCCGAAGGGGCGCGTGGTGGAGATTTACGGCCCTGAATCGTCGGGCAAAACAACGCTGGCGTTGCACACAGTGGCCGAGGCCCAGAAGAAGGGCGGCACCTGCGCCTTCATCGATGCCGAACACGCGCTTGACCCTGTCTATGCCCGTAAACTCGGCGTCAATGTCGATGAACTGCTGATTTCACAGCCCGACCACGGCGAGCAGGCGCTCGAGATCGCCGATACGCTGGTGCGCTCCGGCGCGGTGGACGTGCTGATCGTCGATTCGGTTGCCGCGTTGGTGCCGCGCGCCGAACTCGAGGGCGAGATGGGCGACGCGCTGCCCGGTCTTCAGGCGCGCTTGATGAGCCAGGCGCTGCGCAAGCTCACGGCCTCGATCAACAAGTCCCATACCATGGTGATCTTCATCAACCAGATCCGCATGAAGATCGGTGTGATGTACGGCTCGCCGGAAACCACGACTGGCGGCAATGCCTTGAAGTTCTATGCCTCCGTCCGCCTCGACATCCGCCGCACCGGTGCGATCAAGGAGCGCGACGAGGTGATCGGCAACTCCACCCGCGTCAAGGTGGTGAAGAACAAGCTCGCGCCGCCCTTCAAGCAGGTCGAGTTCGACATCATGTATGGCGAGGGCATCTCCAAGATGGGCGAGATCCTCGACCTCGGCGTCAAGGCTGGCATCGTCGAGAAATCCGGCGCCTGGTTTTCTTATGACAGCCAGCGCCTCGGTCAGGGCCGCGAGAATTCCAAAGCGTTCCTGCGCGATAACCCGGACATGACCGCCAAGATCGAAGCTGCGATCCGGCAGAATTCCGGCCTGATCGCCGAGCAGATTCTTGCCGGTACCCCGGAGAGCGACGCCGAGGGCGACGCGGAGGATTGA
- the gcvH gene encoding glycine cleavage system protein GcvH gives MTTLFTSDHEWLQIDGDTATIGITDFAQSQLGDVVFVELPKAGRSLKKAETAATVESVKAASDVYAPISGEVVESNDALAADPSLINSDPQGKAWFFKLKLADKSELDGLMDEAAYKAQTE, from the coding sequence ATGACCACGCTTTTCACGTCCGATCATGAATGGCTCCAGATCGATGGCGATACCGCAACCATCGGCATCACCGACTTCGCACAAAGCCAACTCGGCGACGTGGTGTTCGTCGAACTGCCGAAGGCAGGTCGCAGCCTGAAGAAGGCGGAAACCGCCGCCACTGTCGAAAGCGTGAAGGCCGCATCGGATGTCTATGCGCCGATCTCCGGCGAAGTCGTCGAATCCAACGACGCACTCGCCGCTGATCCGTCGCTTATCAACTCCGACCCACAGGGCAAGGCGTGGTTTTTCAAGCTGAAGCTTGCCGACAAGAGCGAACTGGACGGGCTGATGGATGAAGCAGCCTACAAGGCGCAGACCGAGTGA
- a CDS encoding Flp family type IVb pilin, which yields MKTVKRFLLDQSGATSIEYALIAAGLSIVILVAVNNLGSALSSKYEVIRTSVQ from the coding sequence ATGAAAACGGTGAAACGCTTCCTTCTGGATCAGTCCGGTGCCACCTCGATCGAGTATGCCTTGATCGCTGCAGGGCTTTCGATTGTCATCCTCGTTGCCGTCAATAATCTCGGCTCGGCTCTGTCCAGCAAATACGAAGTCATCCGTACCAGCGTGCAATAA